The sequence below is a genomic window from Polaribacter vadi.
AATGTTGTTTTTGGAAAAGTTTACATCAAAAACTGAATCCTCAATTTTTTAGGAGTTTTTTTGTAGGTTTCAATTAAAATGATGAACTTTCTGCTTTCAATCAAAACTAAATGATATGAAAGCATTTGAAATTTATTGTTTTTATTCTTTAAAGATGCTAAAAATAACAATGGTAATTACATGTTAGAAGAATCTTGGAATATTGCTGTTATTGGAAATGATTTCGATTTATAAGGACATCAAAAAAAAAAGAACTATTCTAGCAACACCTATGGCTATATGATTTCATCAGTAAAAATAATACTATAAATGAGTGACAAAATAATAGATTTATTTGAAGAAATTTTTACGACACATAAAGAATATTGTGGAACTGTTATTGAAACTCACATTCAAAAACTAAAGGAATTAGATACATATCTACCTCCAATGCAATCGTTTTTTATTGTTACCAATACAACTACACAAAAATATCCTTTTATCAGTAAAAACTTCGAATACACACTTGGTTTGGATAGAGAAAAAATGACTACAATAGGTGCTCCTTATTGGTTTTCTCATTTTCATCCAGAAGACATTCCTATTTGGATGCGCGCTTTAAACGACTTAATGTTGTTTACAATGACAGAAGTTCCGATTGAAGACAGAAGTAAATTAAGTTATACTTGGAATTTTAGAGTAAAAAATAATAAAGACGAATATTTGAATGTGTATGAGCATCAAACACCAACTTATTTTGATGAAAATGGGAAACCAATTATTGGAATTGCGCATCAAAGTGTTATTGGTGGTGATGAAAAGAGACCAATTATTGCAACAGTAAAAAAATTAAATAAAAAAAATGAGTATGAAACTATTTTTTATAAAAATTACTCACAAAAATTACTCACAGTTTCTTTAACCAATAGAGAAAAGGATATAGTT
It includes:
- a CDS encoding LuxR C-terminal-related transcriptional regulator, encoding MSDKIIDLFEEIFTTHKEYCGTVIETHIQKLKELDTYLPPMQSFFIVTNTTTQKYPFISKNFEYTLGLDREKMTTIGAPYWFSHFHPEDIPIWMRALNDLMLFTMTEVPIEDRSKLSYTWNFRVKNNKDEYLNVYEHQTPTYFDENGKPIIGIAHQSVIGGDEKRPIIATVKKLNKKNEYETIFYKNYSQKLLTVSLTNREKDIVRLLALNNTTNQIAEKLHISPHTVSAHRKNILAKLNFDSTKELVQYCLVNLLF